One window of the Dryobates pubescens isolate bDryPub1 chromosome 13, bDryPub1.pri, whole genome shotgun sequence genome contains the following:
- the ESPNL gene encoding espin-like protein yields the protein MEPGRSELRRCKPSPRAGIPPSFFAHPGQAAEPAKPPGLDPAEADVESLVPTHDERGRLIPEWKRQVMVRRLRARLTDEEAADSQVRVGQPGRGRAGRGRMLPARGTAAADRPCPQDAGSWRFSPALQAVLGPFGELLTEADLQQLEGAVESLRLRRRGEAYLSELRRLARELRALLPAPLLSVTVRSPLPGPGQPLPLWCGRLAGAVNSLTALLAHAEGAPTAPPAAVAAAGGQPREPGGSLAQREIRQCGVCVRSLRGVFEPAWGAAQEKAAAGGGAEHASDSGIGCEEAFSDGGGSPGPGPKWGSLRKERIVMLFLNHWKRSAYGPPALAAGAPRAAAGPGPGAAARLARQRAAIQRLLCSWREAASRRPPPPLSPAAATGRTLLSPEQFVAGAGGGPANYESLSLELFMLGYFRILEQDLPPEERRGRHLLCFEVFEQLGRYGWRAVRAFHRAVTDEIAAGRRSWRDGFDDIKARYFGSPRSWARRPGDAKGEEEEEEICRYIDRSFAFWKEKEAEIFSLEE from the exons ATGGAGCCCGGCAGGTCAGAGCTGAGGCGCTGCAAGCCCTCGCCTCGGGCCGGGATCCCGCCGTCCTTCTTCGCCCACCCG GGACAGGCGGCCGAGCCGGCGAAACCCCCCGGGCTGGACCCTGCGGAGGCGGACGTGGAGTCCCTGGTGCCCACGCACGACGAGCGGGGCCGCCTCATCCCCGAGTGGAAGCGGCAGGTGATGGTGCGGCGGCTGCGGGCCCGGCTGACGGACGAGGAAGCGGCGGACAGCCAGGTACGGGtcgggcagccaggcagaggtcgGGCCGGGCGTGGGCGCATGCTGCCGGCTCGGGGGACGGCTGCCGCTGACCGCCCCTGCCCGCAGGACGCGGGCTCCTGGCGCTTCTCGCCCgctctccaggctgtgctgggccccTTCGGGGAGCTGCTGACCGAGGcggacctgcagcagctggagggggcGGTGGAGAGCCTGCGGCTGCGGCGGCGAGGCGAGGCTTACCTGAGCGAGCTGCGGCGGCTGGCGCGGGAGCTCCGCGCCCTGCTCCCCGCCCCGCTGCTCAGCGTCACCGTGcgcagccccctgcccggccccgggCAGCCGCTGCCGCTCTGGTGCGGCCGCCTGGCCGGCGCCGTCAACAGCCTGACCGCGCTGCTGGCCCATGCCGAGGGGGCACCGACCGCACCCCCCGCCGCCGTCGCCGCCGCAGGCGGGCAGCCCCGGGAGCCGGGGGGCAGCCTGGCGCAGAGGGAGATCCGGCAGTGCGGGGTCTGCGTTCGCAGCCTCCGTGGCGTCTTCGAGCCCGCGTGGGGAGCGGCGCAGGAGAAggcggcagcggggggcggCGCGGAGCACGCCAGCGACTCGGGCATCGGCTGCGAGGAGGCGTTTTCGGACGGCGGTGGCTCCCCAGGGCCGGGGCCGAaatggggcagcctgaggaagGAGCGGATCGTGATGCTCTTCCTGAACCACTGGAAACGGTCCGCCTATGGTCCCCCCGCGCTGGCTGCCGGGGCACCCCGtgcggcagcggggccggggccgggggcggcggcgcggcTGGCGCGGCAGCGAGCGGCCATCCAgcgcctgctctgcagctggcggGAGGCAGCCTCCCGCCGCCCCCCTCCGCCGCTctcccccgccgccgccactGGTCGCACCCTCCTGTCCCCGGAGCAGTTCGTggcgggggccgggggggggccgGCCAACTACGAGAGCCTGTCGCTGGAGCTTTTCATGCTGGGCTATTTCCGCATCCTGGAGCAGGATCTGCCCCCCGAGGAGCGCCGTGGCCGCCACCTGCTCTGCTTCGAGGTGTTCGAGCAGCTGGGCCGGTACGGCTGGCGGGCGGTGCGCGCCTTCCACCGCGCTGTCACCGACGAGATCGCTGCCGGCCGGCGGAGCTGGCGGGACGGCTTCGACGACATCAAGGCCAGGTATTTCGGATCCCCCCGAAGCTGGGCCCGGCGGCCCGGGGACgccaagggagaggaggaggaagaggagatctGCCGCTACATCGACCGCAGCTTCGCCttctggaaggagaaggaggctgagatcttcagcctggaggagtgA
- the KLHL30 gene encoding kelch-like protein 30 isoform X1: MVRNVDDFDFCLPSHAQGMLEGLQRLRANPKLADVTLVAGGQEFPCHRSILALCSHYFHAMFSGNFAESTAARVELKEVDPGTLGMLLDFAYTGKVTINQGNVERLMQTSSQLHFPTIQKVCSRYLRQQMDATNCLGIYEFGESHGCPEVSSKAWSFLQENFEAVSLQEEFLQLSKERLAICLSSEQLQVQEEQSLAEAVLRWVRHDPGPRAQFLPELLELAHLISLPDQYLQNLLATEPLIRDSDASKALIIQSCATGQSNASAWKKPPASPQKLEEVLVVVGGRVLEEGEAEDMGLEVPAAPRNFAFYNPKSRQWVALPDFPDYNKWGFSLVALNNVVYVTGGSRGSQNDTWSTTQAWCFCPRDGTWKPIASMLRARTNHTSAVLNGEVYVIGGTTVEVVEVERYDPYNRSWCATSPALKYVSNFAASSCLGKLYLVGSCAVKYNALTLQCYNPVQDLWSVITSPFIPKYLSAPRCATLHGLIYLIGDNTKKVYVYNPEANLWQKVVGCRPQPKHPPGQVELFPPCQHPPVTQPHLLVPAPSSGSIEPSRAVDALILPSLLPVTPTRGAGLLPSVVHSAVVMLQKPTGSPFPAPSSYGLCQAPACSLARSPCSLHP, from the exons ATGGTGAGGAATGTGGATGACTTCGACTTCTGCCTGCCTTCACATGCCCAGGGcatgctggaggggctgcagcgaCTGCGTGCCAACCCCAAGCTGGCAGATGTGACACTGGTGGCAGGTGGGCAGGAGTTCCCCTGCCACCGCAGCATCCTGGCCCTCTGCAGCCACTACTTTCATGCCATGTTCTCTGGCAACTTCGCTGAGAGCACCGCAGCACGGGTGGAACTGAAGGAGGTGGACCCTGGCACCCTGGGGATGCTGCTCGACTTTGCCTACACAGGGAAGGTCACCATCAACCAGGGCAACGTGGAGAGGCTGATGCAgacctccagccagctccattTCCCCACTATCCAGAAGGTCTGCAGCCGCTACCTCCGGCAGCAGATGGATGCCACCAACTGCCTAGGTATCTACGAGTTCGGCGAGAGCCACGGCTGccctgaggtctcctccaaggCCTGGTCTTTCTTGCAGGAGAACTTTgaagctgtctctctgcagGAGGAGTTCCTCCAGCTCTCCAAGGAGAGGTTAGCCATCTGCCTCTCcagtgagcagctgcaggtgcaggaagagcagagcctggccgaGGCTGTGCTGCGCTGGGTACGCCACGACCCGGGGCCCCGAGCCCAATTCCTGCccgagctgctggagctggcccacCTCATCTCACTGCCTGACCAGTACCTGCAAAACCTTCTCGCTACCGAGCCCCTCATCCGTGACTCGGATGCCAGCAAGGCCCTCATCATCCAATCCTGTGCCACG GGGCAGAGCAATGCTAGTGCCTGGAAGAAGCCCCCAGCCTCACCACAGAAGCTAGAGGAGGTGCTGGTCGTGGTTGGCGGACGTGTGTTGGAGGAGGGCGAGGCTGAGGATAtggggctggaggtgccagctgcccccaggaaTTTTGCCTTCTACAACCCCAAAAGCA GGCAGTGGGTGGCTCTGCCTGACTTCCCCGATTACAACAAGTGGGGCTTCTCCCTGGTAGCCCTGAACAACGTCGTGTACGTCACAG gtggCTCCAGGGGGTCCCAGAATGACACCTGGTCGACGACCCAGGCCTGGTGCTTCTGCCCCAGGGACGGCACCTGGAAGCCCATCGCATCCATGCTGAGAGCTCGCACCAACCACACCAGCGCCGTGCTCAACGGCGAGGTCTATGTCATCGGGG ggaccaCAGTGGAAGTGGTGGAGGTGGAGCGCTACGACCCCTACAACAGGAGCTGGtgtgccaccagcccagccctcaagtACGTCAGCAATTTCGCAGCATCCAGCTGCTTGGGCAAGCTCTACCTGGTGGGCTCCTGTGCTGTCAAGTACAACGccctgaccctgcagtgctacaACCCTGTCCAAG atCTGTGGAGTGTGATCACCTCCCCCTTCATCCCCAAGTACCTCTCAGCCCCACGCTGTGCCACCCTGCATGGGCTCATCTACCTCATCGGGGACAACACCAAGAAGGTCTACGTGTACAACCCAGAGGCCAACCTCTGGCAGAAGGTAGTAGGATGCAGGCCCCAGCCCAaacaccctcctgggcaggtgGAGCtgttccctccctgccagcaccccccAGTCACACAACCACACCTTCTCgttcctgccccctcctccgGCTCCAttgagcccagcagagctgtcgATGCCCtgatccttccttccctgctccctgtcaCACCCACACGAGGGGCAGGGCTGTTGCCATCTGTTGTTCACTCAGCTGTGgtcatgctgcagaagcccacAGGATCCCCATTTCCAGCACCCTCATCCTATGGGCTTtgccaggctcctgcctgcagtctGGCAAGGTCCCCCTGTTCCCTTCACCCCTGA
- the KLHL30 gene encoding kelch-like protein 30 isoform X3, with protein sequence MVRNVDDFDFCLPSHAQGMLEGLQRLRANPKLADVTLVAGGQEFPCHRSILALCSHYFHAMFSGNFAESTAARVELKEVDPGTLGMLLDFAYTGKVTINQGNVERLMQTSSQLHFPTIQKVCSRYLRQQMDATNCLGIYEFGESHGCPEVSSKAWSFLQENFEAVSLQEEFLQLSKERLAICLSSEQLQVQEEQSLAEAVLRWVRHDPGPRAQFLPELLELAHLISLPDQYLQNLLATEPLIRDSDASKALIIQSCATGQSNASAWKKPPASPQKLEEVLVVVGGRVLEEGEAEDMGLEVPAAPRNFAFYNPKSRQWVALPDFPDYNKWGFSLVALNNVVYVTGGSRGSQNDTWSTTQAWCFCPRDGTWKPIASMLRARTNHTSAVLNGEVYVIGGTTVEVVEVERYDPYNRSWCATSPALKYVSNFAASSCLGKLYLVGSCAVKYNALTLQCYNPVQVPLSPTLCHPAWAHLPHRGQHQEGLRVQPRGQPLAEGSRMQAPAQTPSWAGGAVPSLPAPPSHTTTPSRSCPLLRLH encoded by the exons ATGGTGAGGAATGTGGATGACTTCGACTTCTGCCTGCCTTCACATGCCCAGGGcatgctggaggggctgcagcgaCTGCGTGCCAACCCCAAGCTGGCAGATGTGACACTGGTGGCAGGTGGGCAGGAGTTCCCCTGCCACCGCAGCATCCTGGCCCTCTGCAGCCACTACTTTCATGCCATGTTCTCTGGCAACTTCGCTGAGAGCACCGCAGCACGGGTGGAACTGAAGGAGGTGGACCCTGGCACCCTGGGGATGCTGCTCGACTTTGCCTACACAGGGAAGGTCACCATCAACCAGGGCAACGTGGAGAGGCTGATGCAgacctccagccagctccattTCCCCACTATCCAGAAGGTCTGCAGCCGCTACCTCCGGCAGCAGATGGATGCCACCAACTGCCTAGGTATCTACGAGTTCGGCGAGAGCCACGGCTGccctgaggtctcctccaaggCCTGGTCTTTCTTGCAGGAGAACTTTgaagctgtctctctgcagGAGGAGTTCCTCCAGCTCTCCAAGGAGAGGTTAGCCATCTGCCTCTCcagtgagcagctgcaggtgcaggaagagcagagcctggccgaGGCTGTGCTGCGCTGGGTACGCCACGACCCGGGGCCCCGAGCCCAATTCCTGCccgagctgctggagctggcccacCTCATCTCACTGCCTGACCAGTACCTGCAAAACCTTCTCGCTACCGAGCCCCTCATCCGTGACTCGGATGCCAGCAAGGCCCTCATCATCCAATCCTGTGCCACG GGGCAGAGCAATGCTAGTGCCTGGAAGAAGCCCCCAGCCTCACCACAGAAGCTAGAGGAGGTGCTGGTCGTGGTTGGCGGACGTGTGTTGGAGGAGGGCGAGGCTGAGGATAtggggctggaggtgccagctgcccccaggaaTTTTGCCTTCTACAACCCCAAAAGCA GGCAGTGGGTGGCTCTGCCTGACTTCCCCGATTACAACAAGTGGGGCTTCTCCCTGGTAGCCCTGAACAACGTCGTGTACGTCACAG gtggCTCCAGGGGGTCCCAGAATGACACCTGGTCGACGACCCAGGCCTGGTGCTTCTGCCCCAGGGACGGCACCTGGAAGCCCATCGCATCCATGCTGAGAGCTCGCACCAACCACACCAGCGCCGTGCTCAACGGCGAGGTCTATGTCATCGGGG ggaccaCAGTGGAAGTGGTGGAGGTGGAGCGCTACGACCCCTACAACAGGAGCTGGtgtgccaccagcccagccctcaagtACGTCAGCAATTTCGCAGCATCCAGCTGCTTGGGCAAGCTCTACCTGGTGGGCTCCTGTGCTGTCAAGTACAACGccctgaccctgcagtgctacaACCCTGTCCAAG TACCTCTCAGCCCCACGCTGTGCCACCCTGCATGGGCTCATCTACCTCATCGGGGACAACACCAAGAAGGTCTACGTGTACAACCCAGAGGCCAACCTCTGGCAGAAGGTAGTAGGATGCAGGCCCCAGCCCAaacaccctcctgggcaggtgGAGCtgttccctccctgccagcaccccccAGTCACACAACCACACCTTCTCgttcctgccccctcctccgGCTCCAttga
- the KLHL30 gene encoding kelch-like protein 30 isoform X2, with amino-acid sequence MVRNVDDFDFCLPSHAQGMLEGLQRLRANPKLADVTLVAGGQEFPCHRSILALCSHYFHAMFSGNFAESTAARVELKEVDPGTLGMLLDFAYTGKVTINQGNVERLMQTSSQLHFPTIQKVCSRYLRQQMDATNCLGIYEFGESHGCPEVSSKAWSFLQENFEAVSLQEEFLQLSKERLAICLSSEQLQVQEEQSLAEAVLRWVRHDPGPRAQFLPELLELAHLISLPDQYLQNLLATEPLIRDSDASKALIIQSCATGQSNASAWKKPPASPQKLEEVLVVVGGRVLEEGEAEDMGLEVPAAPRNFAFYNPKSRQWVALPDFPDYNKWGFSLVALNNVVYVTGGSRGSQNDTWSTTQAWCFCPRDGTWKPIASMLRARTNHTSAVLNGEVYVIGGTTVEVVEVERYDPYNRSWCATSPALKYVSNFAASSCLGKLYLVGSCAVKYNALTLQCYNPVQDLWSVITSPFIPKYLSAPRCATLHGLIYLIGDNTKKVYVYNPEANLWQKVQLLHTLHENGGMVPLGDRLFVTGGHWKGMDGDYCVEMEVYDCTQDLWTQEGSLPCLWLFHSSSSIFMDTSKWTEAFQGGHG; translated from the exons ATGGTGAGGAATGTGGATGACTTCGACTTCTGCCTGCCTTCACATGCCCAGGGcatgctggaggggctgcagcgaCTGCGTGCCAACCCCAAGCTGGCAGATGTGACACTGGTGGCAGGTGGGCAGGAGTTCCCCTGCCACCGCAGCATCCTGGCCCTCTGCAGCCACTACTTTCATGCCATGTTCTCTGGCAACTTCGCTGAGAGCACCGCAGCACGGGTGGAACTGAAGGAGGTGGACCCTGGCACCCTGGGGATGCTGCTCGACTTTGCCTACACAGGGAAGGTCACCATCAACCAGGGCAACGTGGAGAGGCTGATGCAgacctccagccagctccattTCCCCACTATCCAGAAGGTCTGCAGCCGCTACCTCCGGCAGCAGATGGATGCCACCAACTGCCTAGGTATCTACGAGTTCGGCGAGAGCCACGGCTGccctgaggtctcctccaaggCCTGGTCTTTCTTGCAGGAGAACTTTgaagctgtctctctgcagGAGGAGTTCCTCCAGCTCTCCAAGGAGAGGTTAGCCATCTGCCTCTCcagtgagcagctgcaggtgcaggaagagcagagcctggccgaGGCTGTGCTGCGCTGGGTACGCCACGACCCGGGGCCCCGAGCCCAATTCCTGCccgagctgctggagctggcccacCTCATCTCACTGCCTGACCAGTACCTGCAAAACCTTCTCGCTACCGAGCCCCTCATCCGTGACTCGGATGCCAGCAAGGCCCTCATCATCCAATCCTGTGCCACG GGGCAGAGCAATGCTAGTGCCTGGAAGAAGCCCCCAGCCTCACCACAGAAGCTAGAGGAGGTGCTGGTCGTGGTTGGCGGACGTGTGTTGGAGGAGGGCGAGGCTGAGGATAtggggctggaggtgccagctgcccccaggaaTTTTGCCTTCTACAACCCCAAAAGCA GGCAGTGGGTGGCTCTGCCTGACTTCCCCGATTACAACAAGTGGGGCTTCTCCCTGGTAGCCCTGAACAACGTCGTGTACGTCACAG gtggCTCCAGGGGGTCCCAGAATGACACCTGGTCGACGACCCAGGCCTGGTGCTTCTGCCCCAGGGACGGCACCTGGAAGCCCATCGCATCCATGCTGAGAGCTCGCACCAACCACACCAGCGCCGTGCTCAACGGCGAGGTCTATGTCATCGGGG ggaccaCAGTGGAAGTGGTGGAGGTGGAGCGCTACGACCCCTACAACAGGAGCTGGtgtgccaccagcccagccctcaagtACGTCAGCAATTTCGCAGCATCCAGCTGCTTGGGCAAGCTCTACCTGGTGGGCTCCTGTGCTGTCAAGTACAACGccctgaccctgcagtgctacaACCCTGTCCAAG atCTGTGGAGTGTGATCACCTCCCCCTTCATCCCCAAGTACCTCTCAGCCCCACGCTGTGCCACCCTGCATGGGCTCATCTACCTCATCGGGGACAACACCAAGAAGGTCTACGTGTACAACCCAGAGGCCAACCTCTGGCAGAAG gtgcagctcctgcacacccTCCATGAGAACGGGGGCATGGTGCCACTGGGTGACCGGCTCTTTGTCACCGGTGGCCACTGGAAGGGCATGGATGGCGACTACTGCGTGGAGATGGAGGTGTACGACTGCACCCAAgacctctggacacaggagggctccttgccctgcctctggctcttccacagctcctcctccaTCTTCATGGACACCTCCAAGTGGACAGAGGCTTTCCAGGGGGGCCACGGGTGA
- the KLHL30 gene encoding kelch-like protein 30 isoform X4: MVRNVDDFDFCLPSHAQGMLEGLQRLRANPKLADVTLVAGGQEFPCHRSILALCSHYFHAMFSGNFAESTAARVELKEVDPGTLGMLLDFAYTGKVTINQGNVERLMQTSSQLHFPTIQKVCSRYLRQQMDATNCLGIYEFGESHGCPEVSSKAWSFLQENFEAVSLQEEFLQLSKERLAICLSSEQLQVQEEQSLAEAVLRWVRHDPGPRAQFLPELLELAHLISLPDQYLQNLLATEPLIRDSDASKALIIQSCATGQSNASAWKKPPASPQKLEEVLVVVGGRVLEEGEAEDMGLEVPAAPRNFAFYNPKSRQWVALPDFPDYNKWGFSLVALNNVVYVTGGSRGSQNDTWSTTQAWCFCPRDGTWKPIASMLRARTNHTSAVLNGEVYVIGGTTVEVVEVERYDPYNRSWCATSPALKYVSNFAASSCLGKLYLVGSCAVKYNALTLQCYNPVQVPLSPTLCHPAWAHLPHRGQHQEGLRVQPRGQPLAEGAAPAHPP, from the exons ATGGTGAGGAATGTGGATGACTTCGACTTCTGCCTGCCTTCACATGCCCAGGGcatgctggaggggctgcagcgaCTGCGTGCCAACCCCAAGCTGGCAGATGTGACACTGGTGGCAGGTGGGCAGGAGTTCCCCTGCCACCGCAGCATCCTGGCCCTCTGCAGCCACTACTTTCATGCCATGTTCTCTGGCAACTTCGCTGAGAGCACCGCAGCACGGGTGGAACTGAAGGAGGTGGACCCTGGCACCCTGGGGATGCTGCTCGACTTTGCCTACACAGGGAAGGTCACCATCAACCAGGGCAACGTGGAGAGGCTGATGCAgacctccagccagctccattTCCCCACTATCCAGAAGGTCTGCAGCCGCTACCTCCGGCAGCAGATGGATGCCACCAACTGCCTAGGTATCTACGAGTTCGGCGAGAGCCACGGCTGccctgaggtctcctccaaggCCTGGTCTTTCTTGCAGGAGAACTTTgaagctgtctctctgcagGAGGAGTTCCTCCAGCTCTCCAAGGAGAGGTTAGCCATCTGCCTCTCcagtgagcagctgcaggtgcaggaagagcagagcctggccgaGGCTGTGCTGCGCTGGGTACGCCACGACCCGGGGCCCCGAGCCCAATTCCTGCccgagctgctggagctggcccacCTCATCTCACTGCCTGACCAGTACCTGCAAAACCTTCTCGCTACCGAGCCCCTCATCCGTGACTCGGATGCCAGCAAGGCCCTCATCATCCAATCCTGTGCCACG GGGCAGAGCAATGCTAGTGCCTGGAAGAAGCCCCCAGCCTCACCACAGAAGCTAGAGGAGGTGCTGGTCGTGGTTGGCGGACGTGTGTTGGAGGAGGGCGAGGCTGAGGATAtggggctggaggtgccagctgcccccaggaaTTTTGCCTTCTACAACCCCAAAAGCA GGCAGTGGGTGGCTCTGCCTGACTTCCCCGATTACAACAAGTGGGGCTTCTCCCTGGTAGCCCTGAACAACGTCGTGTACGTCACAG gtggCTCCAGGGGGTCCCAGAATGACACCTGGTCGACGACCCAGGCCTGGTGCTTCTGCCCCAGGGACGGCACCTGGAAGCCCATCGCATCCATGCTGAGAGCTCGCACCAACCACACCAGCGCCGTGCTCAACGGCGAGGTCTATGTCATCGGGG ggaccaCAGTGGAAGTGGTGGAGGTGGAGCGCTACGACCCCTACAACAGGAGCTGGtgtgccaccagcccagccctcaagtACGTCAGCAATTTCGCAGCATCCAGCTGCTTGGGCAAGCTCTACCTGGTGGGCTCCTGTGCTGTCAAGTACAACGccctgaccctgcagtgctacaACCCTGTCCAAG TACCTCTCAGCCCCACGCTGTGCCACCCTGCATGGGCTCATCTACCTCATCGGGGACAACACCAAGAAGGTCTACGTGTACAACCCAGAGGCCAACCTCTGGCAGAAG gtgcagctcctgcacacccTCCATGA
- the ILKAP gene encoding integrin-linked kinase-associated serine/threonine phosphatase 2C — MDLFGDLPEPGSSAAGKEAPKGPLLFDDLPPASSGDSGKGGSLLFDDLPPASSGDAAPGAAEQVSSAGGHGKGEKRKSFEEKEKNGREELVEKKVCKGSAGILGLKGYVAERKGEREDMQDAHVILNDITEECQPLPSQITRVSYFAVFDGHGGVRASKFAAQNLHQNLIKKFPKGEVASVEKTVKRCLLDTFKHTDEEFLKQASSQKPAWKDGSTATCVLAVDNTLYIANLGDSRAVLCRYNAESRRHAALSLSKEHNPTQYEERMRIQKAGGNVRDGRVLGVLEVSRSIGDGQYKRCGVISVPDIKRCQLTHNDRFILIACDGLFKVFTPEEAVNFIVSCLEDESIQAREGRPEAAVRYEAACNRLASKAVQRGSADNVTVLLVQVQH, encoded by the exons ATGGACTTGTTCGGGGACCTCCCGGAGCCCGGCTCCTCGGCGGCGG GAAAGGAAGCCCCAAAAGGGCCTCTGCTCTTTGATGATCTTCCACCAGCCAGCAGTGGTGACTCAG GAAAAGGAGGCTCTTTGCTTTTCGATGATCTTCCACCAGCCAGCAGTGGTGACGCAG cccctggtgctgctgagcaggtctcATCAGCAGGAGGCcatgggaaaggggagaagaggaagtcctttgaggagaaagagaagaatggCAGGGAAGAACTTGTGGAAAAGAAAGTTTGTAAAG GGTCTGCAGGCATCCTGGGCTTGAAGGGTTACGTggcagagaggaaaggggagCGAGAGGACATGCAGGATGCCCATGTCATCCTGAATGACATCACTGAGgagtgccagcctctgccctcccaAAT CACACGGGTCTCATACTTTGCTGTTTTTGATGGCCACGGGGGAGTCAGAGCCTCAAAATTTGCAGCACAGAATCTGCACCAAAACCTGATTAAGAAATTTCCTAAAG GTGAGGTAGCCAGCGTGGAGAAAACCGTGAAGAGATGCCTCTTGGACACCTTCAAACACACAGATGAGGAGTTTCTGAAGCAGGCATCCAGCCA GAAGCCAGCATGGAAGGATGGCTCCACAGCCACTTGTGTCCTAGCTGTTGACAACACTCTCTACATAGCCAACCTCGGGGACAGCCGG GCCGTCCTGTGTCGCTACAACGCGGAGAGCCGGAGGCACGCGGCCCTGAGCCTCAGCAAGGAGCACAACCCCACGCAGTACGAGGAGCGGATGCGCATCCAGAAGGCTGGGGGCAACGTCAG ggatggcagggtgctgggcgtGCTGGAGGTCTCGCGCTCCATCGGCGACGGGCAGTACAAGCGCTGCGGCGTCATCTCCGTGCCCGACATCAAACGCTGCCAGCTGACACACAACGACAG GTTCATTCTGATAGCATGTGATGGGCTGTTTAAAGTCTTCACTCCAGAAGAAGCTGTGAACTTCATTgtgtcctgcctggag GACGAGAGCATCCAGGCGCGGGAGGGGCGTCCGGAGGCAGCGGTGCGCTACGAGGCGGCGTGCAACAGGCTGGCCAGCAAGGCCGTGCAGCGCGGCTCTGCCGACAACGTCACCgtgctgctggtgcaggtgCAGCACTGA